A window from Drosophila kikkawai strain 14028-0561.14 chromosome 2L, DkikHiC1v2, whole genome shotgun sequence encodes these proteins:
- the Rab3 gene encoding ras-related protein Rab-3, giving the protein MASGGDPKWQKDAADQNFDYMFKLLIIGNSSVGKTSFLFRYADDSFTSAFVSTVGIDFKVKTVFRHDKRVKLQIWDTAGQERYRTITTAYYRGAMGFILMYDVTNEDSFNSVQDWVTQIKTYSWDNAQVILVGNKCDMEDQRVISFERGRQLADQLGVEFFETSAKENVNVKAVFERLVDIICDKMSESLDADPTLVGGGQKGQRLTDQPQGTPNANCNC; this is encoded by the exons ATGGCCAGCGGCGGAGACCCCAAGTGGCAGAAGGATGCCGCCGATCAGAACTTCGACTACATGTTCAAGCTGCTCATCATCGGCAACTCCAGCGTGGGCAAGACCAGCTTTCTCTTCCGCTACGCCGACGATAGCTTCACATCCGCCTTCGTTTCCACGGTGGGCATCGACTTCAAGGTGAAGACCGTCTTTCGGCACGACAAGCGCGTTAAGCTCCAGATCTGG GACACGGCTGGACAGGAGCGATATCGCACTATCACCACAGCCTACTACCGCGGCGCCATGGGTTTCATCCTGATGTACGATGTCACCAACGAGGACAGCTTCAACTCAGTGCAGGACTG GGTTACACAAATCAAGACGTACTCGTGGGACAATGCCCAGGTGATCCTGGTGGGCAACAAGTGCGACATGGAGGACCAGCGTGTGATTAGCTTCGAGCGCGGCCGCCAGTTGGCCGACCAATTGGGCGTTGAGTTCTTCGAGACGTCCGCCAAGGAGAATGTGAATGTCAAG GCTGTGTTCGAGCGTCTGGTGGACATCATATGCGACAAGATGTCAGAGAGCCTGGACGCGGATCCGACGTTAGTGGGCGGCGGCCAGAAGGGACAGCGGCTGACGGATCAGCCGCAGGGCACGCCCAATGCCAACTGCAACTGTTAG
- the CAH13 gene encoding receptor-type tyrosine-protein phosphatase gamma, producing the protein MFDTTLGTVLGLLAQFLYLVIGQVLAQVVQHPLLTTALCLLVGLAYQADQDSLKEAYQRARLWVRNPLRFGGNYCSSSKCPSSGYGYDMAHGPHTWQGQPEPSIGCGVEKIHYQSPINIDESQIQRLAIRELLNWNHYDDIPASIQLENTGQTLVLRAQFRGNAPTISGADLLACYTFVEVRFHWGWCNSEGSEHTINHRKFPLEMQVMHRAGSGVPRPCTSSYDLLMLGYVFELSAHNPFLDPLVQNLRLVQKPGKRVEIPPFPLSYLIYAFRTGFYSYGGSLTHPPCYQGTEWFIFPESLAISDFQLRHFRLLLGPDGVSPITRNCRPVQQVGNRVVSLNCFCPYDATQLARMQVELCQQQAQEEREERLEREQLQEMERLQAIERQRKLELEVEREHEAAATTAIASEDEGQLLETIETTTIITSSSNTSICMTTLMRQDSPPEQGSHPDITTQTTCQSSLRNADIVIFSGSNAGKCGLQLNPPEESMILDNRAFSVGQNGCKGEAIGGVGDGVNIGVRLEMVE; encoded by the coding sequence ATGTTCGACACCACGTTGGGGACCGTTCTGGGCCTATTGGCCCAGTTTCTCTACCTGGTAATAGGCCAGGTGCTGGCACAAGTGGTTCAGCATCCGCTGCTTACCACAGCTCTGTGCCTGCTGGTGGGCCTTGCATACCAGGCAGATCAGGATTCGCTCAAGGAGGCATACCAACGGGCGCGTTTGTGGGTACGGAATCCCCTACGATTTGGGGGTAATTATTGTTCCAGCTCGAAATGTCCCAGCTCGGGATATGGTTATGACATGGCGCATGGCCCACACACCTGGCAGGGACAGCCCGAGCCATCTATCGGATGTGGAGTGGAGAAAATCCACTATCAGAGTCCGATAAACATTGACGAGAGTCAGATCCAGCGACTGGCCATAAGGGAGCTGCTCAACTGGAACCACTATGACGATATACCAGCCAGCATCCAGCTGGAGAATACGGGCCAAACCCTGGTGCTCCGTGCCCAGTTCCGCGGTAATGCCCCAACCATCAGCGGAGCAGACCTGCTGGCCTGCTACACCTTCGTGGAAGTGCGCTTCCACTGGGGCTGGTGCAACAGCGAAGGATCCGAGCACACGATCAACCACCGCAAGTTCCCGCTGGAGATGCAGGTGATGCACCGCGCCGGGTCGGGCGTTCCGCGCCCCTGCACCAGCAGCTACGACCTCCTTATGCTCGGCTATGTCTTTGAGCTGTCCGCCCACAATCCATTCCTAGATCCGCTCGTGCAGAATCTGCGCCTGGTCCAGAAGCCAGGGAAGCGTGTGGAAATCCCGCCCTTTCCGCTCTCCTACTTAATCTACGCCTTCCGCACCGGCTTCTACTCCTACGGAGGGTCGCTGACCCATCCTCCATGCTACCAAGGCACCGAGTGGTTCATCTTCCCCGAGTCGCTGGCCATTAGCGACTTTCAGCTGCGCCACTTCCGCTTGCTCCTGGGTCCGGACGGGGTCTCGCCAATAACTCGCAACTGCCGTCCAGTCCAGCAGGTGGGCAATCGAGTGGTGAGCCTGAACTGCTTCTGTCCCTACGACGCCACCCAGCTAGCCCGTATGCAAGTGGAGCTCTGCCAGCAGCAGGCCCAGGAGGAGCGGGAAGAGCGCCTGGAGCGGGAGCAGCTGCAGGAGATGGAACGGCTTCAGGCGATCGAGCGCCAAAGGAAGCTGGAGCTTGAAGTGGAGCGGGAACACGAGGCTGCTGCTACCACCGCCATCGCATCCGAAGACGAGGGACAGCTACTGGAGACCATTGAAACAACCACCATAattaccagcagcagcaacacaagCATATGCATGACCACACTGATGCGCCAGGACTCCCCCCCGGAGCAGGGGTCGCATCCAGACATCACTACCCAAACCACTTGCCAGAGTTCTCTTCGCAACGCCGACATCGTCATCTTCAGCGGCAGCAACGCCGGAAAGTGCGGCCTCCAGCTGAACCCTCCCGAGGAGTCCATGATCCTGGACAACAGGGCATTCAGCGTCGGCCAGAATGGCTGCAAGGGCGAAGCCATTGGCGGCGTTGGCGATGGCGTGAACATTGGGGTCCGTCTGGAGATGGTTGAATAG
- the Daao1 gene encoding D-aspartate oxidase — protein MHFGVLGSGIIGLTTALELQKEFPTARVSVIADRFNEDTVSYVAAGIFRPGTSFMGPTQEITQQWMTDAFNYWDELRRSKEAPLAGVCQLSGYIYSRTSPSIVRNHFIEKLLPVYRRATEEELKLCHGGWKYGSFFTTCLTESRLFLPYATKKFLENGGEVVRLHVRNFFEVPQNYDVLLNCTGMGAKELCADQHLVPIRGQVLKVRAPWVKTAFYGDYDTYVLPGFETVTLGGCRQFDSYNTDWCKYDSMAIRERCYDLLPSLRKAEIVRECVGLRPHRSVVRVEPELITNSEGRRLKIVHNYGHGGYGVTTAPGTARYAVGLVRDLLAGNSKL, from the exons ATGCATTTCGGAGTCTTGGGCAGCGGCATTATTGGTCTCACGACCGCTCTGGAGCTCCAGAAAGAGTTTCCGACGGCACGAGTCTCGGTGATTGCGGATCGTTTCAACGAGGATACCGTTAGCTATGTGGCAGCAGGAATCTTCCGGCCGGGCACCAGCTTCATGGGCCCCACCCAGGAAATTACGCA GCAATGGATGACGGACGCCTTCAACTACTGGGACGAGCTGCGTCGCTCCAAGGAGGCTCCTTTGGCCGGTGTGTGTCAGCTCTCTGGCTACATATACTCCCGCACCTCGCCCTCCATCGTACGG AACCACTTTATTGAGAAACTTCTGCCTGTTTATCGACGCGCCACGGAAGAGGAACTGAAGCTGTGTCATGGGGGCTGGAAGTACGGCTCATTCTTCACCACCTGCCTGACGGAGAGTCGTCTCTTCCTGCCCTACGCCACCAAAAA ATTCCTGGAGAACGGAGGCGAGGTGGTGCGTCTGCATGTAAGAAACTTCTTCGAGGTTCCGCAGAACTACGATGTGCTGCTGAACTGTACCGGAATGGGCGCCAAGGAGCTGTGCGCTGACCAGCACCTGGTGCCCATCCGTGGGCAGGTGCTCAAGGTGCGGGCGCCCTGGGTGAAGACAGCCTTCTATGGGGACTACGATACGTATGTGCTGCCCGGATTCGAAACTGTTACCCTGGGCGGCTGCCGACAGTTCGATAGCTATAACACCGATTGGTGCAAGTATGACAGCATGGCCATCCGGGAGCGCTGCTACGACCTGCTGCCCAGCCTCCGCAAGGCTGAAATTGTCCGGGAGTGTGTGGGTCTGCGTCCGCACCGCTCGGTGGTGCGTGTAGAGCCGGAGCTGATCACGAACTCTGAGGGCAGGCGGCTAAAGATCGTCCACAACTACGGCCATGGGGGCTATGGAGTGACCACTGCTCCAGGAACGGCCAGGTACGCCGTGGGATTGGTGCGCGATCTACTGGCTGGAAATAGCAAACTGTAG